The Acidobacteriaceae bacterium nucleotide sequence TCTCGCCACCGCAAACAGCGATACCGTAACGCCCGAGCACGTAGCTGAAATGCACGCCGCCGCACCAAACGCTCCCGCCATCTGGTCAGAGCTTTACCCGAGCTGGTACGCGCTCTGGGGTCAGCCGCATCCGACACCACGCAAGGCACAAACACTCACCACCGCGATCCTCAACTTCCTCTCTGCCGGTGGCGCAGGCTTCAACTATTACATCTGGCACGGCGGCACCAACTTTGGTCGCACCGCCATGTACCTGCAAACAACCAGCTACGACTTCGACGCGCCGTTAGACGAGTTCGGAGACCCCAGCCCACTCGGCGTTGAACTTGGCCGTCTGCACAAGGCGCTGCATACGCACAGCCATCTACTGCTCGAAGGCGAGCGTAAGCGAACAGCCCTCTCGAAGGCAGCAGCGCAAGCTACGTGGACACTCGGCAACGAAACCCTCACTCTCACGCTGAACACCAGCAACGACGGCCATGCGGAGCTTCGTTATAACGACAAGCTGGTCTACGCCACCGCACCTGTAGAAGCACGCACGCAAAACTGGGCCACCCTCGCCACCAACTTCTCCTGGCGAAGCGCCATCGAACCCCTGCCTACGGCCAGCAACCGCGACGTCCATAGCGACGAGCCTCTCGAGCAGCTCAAGCTCACGCACGACACCACCGACTACTGCTGGTACTCCACAAGCCTGCACGGTCCACTCGCCGCAGGCTCGGAGCTCGTCATCCCCTACGGTGGCGACCTCTTCTACCTCTTCCTTGACGGCAAACTCGTCGAGCGCAACCTTGGTCCACTCTACGAAAACCGTGGCCCCATCGTTCCGCACTCGGATCGCTATCCCTTCATCGTTGCCAATCGTCACGACGACGAGCACAGTGATGGCTATCGCTACACCTTCAAGCTTCCTGCGCTTGCCGCAGGCGAGCACCGCATCCATCTGCTCGCCGTAGCCATCGGCCTCATCAAAGGCGACTGGCAGATCGGTTACCCGATGAATATGGAGCGCAAAGGCATCTGGCAAGGCGTCGAGATCAACGGCAAACCGCTGCGTGGCTGGACGATGACACCCGGACTCTCGCACTCGCCAGCACACAGCAGCGCGGCAACACTTACACCACAGCCAGCGGCCAACGGCCTCACCTGGTACACCACGAACTTTGCGCTCGAACCCGACCACACCGGGGACGTCTATCGTCTCGACTGCACAGGCCTCAGTAAAGGCTCGCTGGAGATCAACGGCCACGCCCTCGGCCGTCACTGGCTCATCACGCCTGCGGGGTCTGACGTGCCCTCGCAGCGCTACTACCATGTGCCACGCGCCTTCCTTGCCCGCAACAACACGCTGCGAATCTTCGACGAGCAAGGCGGCACCCCCGCGCGCATGTCTCTGCAGCGTCGCCATACCCCACCCAAGGCGACAGCATGAGGCAACACGTCCTCTTCGCCGCTGTTCTTCTCGGCCTGACGATGACTGCGCGTACGCAGACGGCACTCACCAACGCCCAGACCGAACGCCGCATCCACGACCTGCTGCAGCGCATGACGCTCGCGGAAAAACTTGGACAGCTCACGCAGAGCAGCCTCCATCGCTCCGCTACAACCACCACCGGCCCCATCACCGGTCCAGACTCCAAAGACAGCGAAGACTCCTTCCGTCTCGCTGCCGCAGGGCGCCTGGGATCTATGCTGAACACCACAGGCGCAGCCACCACCAACGCCCTGCAACACGAAGCCGTCGAACACTCCAGGCTGCACATCCCTGTCCTCTTCGGCTCGGACGTCATCCACGGCTATCGCACCATTTACCCCATCCCACTGGCCATCGCCGCAACCTTCGACCCCACGCTCGCCTCCGCGCTCACCCACATGGCCGGCGAAGAAGCCGCCTCAGCGGGCATCCGCTGGGTCTACTCCCCCATGGCCGATCTCAGTCGAGACCCGCGCTGGGGACGCGTCATGGAAAGCTCCGGCGAAGACACCTTCCTCGACTCCGCCATGACTCGCGCCGCCGTTCTCGGCTACCAGGGCG carries:
- a CDS encoding beta-galactosidase, producing the protein MTLTRRTFLQTATLAATHLSTAHSFGLYALNESAAVSFDARSLILHGRRELLLCGELHYSRSTPEMWPALLDRCVELGLNAISTYCFWNVHEPSSGSFHFTGDANLRHFLQLCAERKLYVFLRVGPYCCAEWNFGGFPAWLRDVPGITFRTLNEPYQKHVTSYLTRLTEEVKPFLATNGGPIVLVQIENEYSHIARRYGEEGQQYLRWIVELANRIGLGKVPLTQCEGSAQGALATANSDTVTPEHVAEMHAAAPNAPAIWSELYPSWYALWGQPHPTPRKAQTLTTAILNFLSAGGAGFNYYIWHGGTNFGRTAMYLQTTSYDFDAPLDEFGDPSPLGVELGRLHKALHTHSHLLLEGERKRTALSKAAAQATWTLGNETLTLTLNTSNDGHAELRYNDKLVYATAPVEARTQNWATLATNFSWRSAIEPLPTASNRDVHSDEPLEQLKLTHDTTDYCWYSTSLHGPLAAGSELVIPYGGDLFYLFLDGKLVERNLGPLYENRGPIVPHSDRYPFIVANRHDDEHSDGYRYTFKLPALAAGEHRIHLLAVAIGLIKGDWQIGYPMNMERKGIWQGVEINGKPLRGWTMTPGLSHSPAHSSAATLTPQPAANGLTWYTTNFALEPDHTGDVYRLDCTGLSKGSLEINGHALGRHWLITPAGSDVPSQRYYHVPRAFLARNNTLRIFDEQGGTPARMSLQRRHTPPKATA